The following are from one region of the Cystobacter ferrugineus genome:
- a CDS encoding DJ-1/PfpI family protein, which yields MIDRRTLLTHIAAAAVLPSALSRAAQAAPREPGPRASGPKTQGEEQIAMLLYPGFTALDFVGPHHFLAGMGAQVHLVTNQPDLRPVPSDLGLAIQPTVTMADCPTHLTVLFTPGGTSGTLAAARDRATIDFMRDRASRATYVTSVCTGSLILGVAGALRGRRATSHWSVVPLLSQFGATPERHRVVRDGNVITGAGVSAGIDFGITLVEEIRGRTMAEAGVLMAEYAPEPPVTGGTLETARPEIAELLMAGLEGFVAEASTLRIRTGHSPR from the coding sequence ATGATCGATCGACGGACTTTGTTGACCCATATCGCGGCCGCCGCGGTGCTGCCCTCGGCCCTGTCCCGGGCCGCGCAGGCGGCTCCGCGCGAGCCTGGCCCGCGGGCTTCGGGCCCGAAGACACAGGGCGAGGAACAGATCGCCATGTTGCTCTATCCTGGCTTCACGGCCCTGGACTTCGTTGGCCCGCATCACTTCCTGGCGGGCATGGGTGCGCAGGTGCATCTGGTCACCAATCAGCCAGACCTTCGCCCGGTCCCGAGCGATCTCGGCCTGGCGATTCAGCCGACCGTCACGATGGCCGACTGCCCGACCCATCTGACCGTTCTCTTCACCCCTGGCGGCACCAGTGGAACGCTGGCGGCGGCTCGCGACCGAGCGACGATTGACTTCATGCGCGACCGCGCGTCCCGGGCCACCTATGTGACCAGCGTGTGCACCGGCTCGCTGATCCTCGGGGTAGCGGGTGCCTTGCGAGGCAGGCGTGCGACCTCCCATTGGTCCGTCGTTCCGCTCCTGTCGCAGTTCGGGGCGACGCCGGAGAGGCATCGGGTCGTCCGGGACGGCAACGTGATCACGGGAGCAGGAGTCTCGGCCGGCATCGACTTCGGCATCACGCTGGTGGAGGAAATCCGGGGGAGGACGATGGCCGAGGCCGGAGTGCTGATGGCCGAGTACGCGCCCGAACCGCCCGTGACTGGCGGCACGCTCGAAACGGCGCGTCCGGAGATTGCCGAGCTGTTGATGGCCGGCCTCGAAGGGTTCGTCGCGGAGGCCAGCACCCTCCGCATCCGAACCGGTCACTCCCCCAGATGA
- a CDS encoding GlxA family transcriptional regulator, translating into MSRVTILVYKGFQVLDATGPAAAFEIAGHFGAPYSIRLASLEGGRVASSSGIAVETVPLAEALQCELLLIPGADNPLRAARQKELLTAIADAARSGRRVASVCSGAFILAAAGLLEGRRAATHWAAVEALKRLHPRTVVDAESIFVEDRGVWTSAGVVAGIDLALALIGRDHGDELARKVAQKMVVYHRRPGTQPQHSALLDMVTPDNRFAPLLAWARARLSEPLSVERLAKEAALSVRQFTRAFTQATGVAPAKAIERLRVEAARAAIEAGADSLEEVARRTGFGNGDRMRRAFVRITGQPPLVARTGARREPGMRG; encoded by the coding sequence ATGTCTCGCGTGACCATCCTCGTCTACAAGGGGTTTCAAGTCCTCGATGCCACCGGGCCCGCCGCGGCATTCGAAATCGCCGGTCACTTCGGTGCCCCGTACTCCATCAGGCTCGCCTCCCTCGAGGGGGGGCGGGTCGCCAGCTCGAGCGGAATCGCCGTGGAGACGGTGCCGCTCGCCGAGGCGCTGCAGTGCGAGCTCCTGCTCATCCCGGGGGCGGACAACCCGCTGAGAGCGGCCCGGCAGAAGGAGTTGCTCACGGCGATCGCGGACGCGGCGCGTTCCGGCCGCCGCGTGGCCAGCGTGTGCTCGGGTGCGTTCATCCTGGCCGCCGCGGGCCTGCTGGAGGGACGGCGTGCCGCGACCCACTGGGCGGCCGTCGAGGCACTCAAGCGGCTGCACCCCCGCACCGTCGTCGATGCCGAAAGCATCTTCGTCGAGGACCGGGGGGTGTGGACATCGGCGGGAGTGGTGGCCGGGATCGATCTCGCGCTGGCCCTGATCGGGCGCGATCATGGCGATGAGCTCGCGCGCAAGGTGGCCCAGAAGATGGTCGTCTACCACCGGCGGCCCGGTACCCAGCCGCAGCACTCCGCGCTCCTGGACATGGTGACGCCGGACAACAGGTTCGCGCCACTGCTGGCCTGGGCGCGCGCACGGCTGTCGGAACCCCTCTCCGTCGAAAGACTGGCGAAGGAGGCGGCGCTCAGCGTGCGGCAATTCACTCGCGCGTTCACGCAGGCCACGGGCGTGGCTCCCGCCAAGGCCATCGAGCGCCTTCGCGTCGAGGCCGCGCGCGCGGCAATCGAGGCGGGCGCCGACTCGCTGGAGGAGGTCGCGAGGCGCACCGGGTTCGGAAACGGAGATCGGATGAGACGCGCGTTCGTCAGGATCACCGGTCAGCCGCCGCTGGTTGCGCGGACAGGGGCGCGTCGCGAACCGGGCATGCGAGGCTAG
- a CDS encoding sensor histidine kinase, producing the protein MTSPSRTPELSEEALKHLRLGQFLQFMLPIAVGFLLVYAVFAAVLRSVALTGGTGAVLVYTLALARSRRLAARGHTERAALLSGYALLVMVALGALFLHFLFAALVLIALAGVVLVLPYVERPALARYMFVAFGVVVWMVVVAGLLPPLVEQPPLELQRWVSALAVVASVALTLRMMWVDALRLRQSLARAEQAVATRDEFLSVASHELKTPLTPLNLKLQALRRELSAPTPPCPERGLGHIEMAQRQVKKLVELVDDLLDVSRIGAGRLELHPAKVELEVLVREVMERFEPEAARAGYSLELEKAQPLVAWVDEVRFQQVLDNLLSNALKYGEGKPIRVRLESLGKRARLTVRDEGIGIPSAALERIFRRFERAVSGRHYGGLGLGLYICRQIVESSGGTIVASSTPGEGATFTVELPLAQEESAPAVSTLPPADSRHRIS; encoded by the coding sequence ATGACGAGCCCCTCCCGGACCCCTGAACTCTCCGAAGAAGCGCTGAAGCACCTGCGGCTCGGACAATTCCTCCAGTTCATGCTGCCCATCGCGGTGGGCTTCCTGCTCGTCTACGCCGTCTTCGCGGCCGTGCTGCGCAGCGTGGCGCTGACGGGGGGAACGGGGGCGGTGCTGGTGTACACGCTGGCCCTCGCGCGCTCCCGGCGTCTGGCCGCCCGCGGGCACACGGAGCGTGCGGCCCTCCTGAGTGGCTACGCGCTCCTGGTGATGGTGGCCCTCGGGGCGCTCTTCCTCCACTTCCTGTTCGCGGCCCTGGTGTTGATTGCCCTCGCCGGGGTCGTGCTGGTGCTGCCCTACGTCGAGCGGCCCGCGCTCGCCCGCTACATGTTCGTCGCGTTCGGCGTCGTCGTGTGGATGGTGGTGGTGGCTGGACTGCTGCCACCACTCGTCGAGCAACCGCCGCTGGAGCTCCAGCGCTGGGTGAGCGCCCTGGCGGTGGTGGCGAGCGTGGCACTGACGTTGCGGATGATGTGGGTGGATGCGCTTCGGCTGCGCCAGAGTCTGGCGCGCGCGGAGCAGGCGGTGGCCACCCGGGACGAGTTCCTCTCGGTGGCCAGCCATGAGCTCAAGACACCGCTCACACCGCTGAACCTCAAGCTGCAGGCGCTCCGGCGCGAGCTCTCGGCGCCGACCCCACCCTGCCCCGAGCGCGGCCTGGGCCACATCGAGATGGCTCAGCGCCAGGTGAAGAAGCTCGTGGAGTTGGTGGACGATCTGCTCGACGTGTCACGCATCGGGGCGGGACGGTTGGAGCTGCACCCGGCGAAGGTGGAGCTCGAGGTGCTCGTGCGGGAAGTCATGGAGCGCTTCGAGCCCGAGGCGGCCCGCGCCGGGTACTCCCTCGAGCTGGAGAAGGCCCAGCCCCTCGTGGCCTGGGTGGATGAAGTCCGGTTCCAGCAGGTGCTCGACAACCTGCTGTCCAACGCCCTCAAGTATGGCGAGGGCAAACCGATCCGGGTGCGGCTCGAGTCGCTGGGGAAGCGCGCGCGGCTGACGGTCCGCGACGAGGGCATTGGCATCCCCAGCGCGGCGCTCGAGCGCATCTTCCGGCGCTTCGAGCGGGCGGTGTCCGGACGCCACTATGGCGGCCTGGGACTGGGGCTCTACATCTGCCGGCAGATTGTCGAGTCGAGCGGCGGCACCATCGTCGCGTCCAGCACCCCCGGAGAGGGCGCCACGTTCACGGTCGAGCTGCCTCTGGCGCAGGAGGAGTCCGCCCCGGCCGTCTCCACGTTACCGCCGGCTGATTCGCGCCATCGCATCTCGTGA
- a CDS encoding TetR/AcrR family transcriptional regulator — protein sequence MSRPKGFSREGVLRKAIGVFWKKGYADTSLQDIERATGVNKSGLYAEFRGKDDLFTEGLKFYLEQADTDALLSAQPLGLDNVERFLSLGLRCAYGSPGCLLVNSLREVAVLPPAVETLIRENRRKLRSALARNLEAALPSCDAKELADQVLTFFSGLTIEQNLATDERETRRKIASFMRLLRGQQGAAVDS from the coding sequence ATGTCACGACCCAAGGGATTCAGCCGGGAAGGAGTCCTGCGAAAAGCCATCGGCGTGTTCTGGAAGAAGGGCTACGCCGACACGAGCCTTCAGGACATCGAGCGCGCGACGGGCGTCAACAAGTCGGGGCTCTATGCCGAGTTTCGAGGCAAGGACGACCTGTTCACCGAGGGCCTGAAGTTCTACCTCGAGCAGGCCGACACGGACGCGCTCCTCTCGGCCCAACCCCTGGGCCTGGACAACGTCGAACGCTTCCTCTCGCTCGGCTTGCGCTGCGCCTACGGCTCGCCAGGCTGCCTGCTGGTCAACTCACTCCGCGAGGTGGCGGTCCTGCCCCCCGCGGTCGAGACACTGATTCGCGAGAACCGGCGCAAACTCCGGTCGGCCCTGGCGCGCAACCTCGAGGCCGCGCTGCCCTCGTGTGACGCCAAGGAGCTGGCCGACCAGGTGCTGACGTTCTTCTCGGGCCTCACCATCGAGCAGAACCTGGCCACGGACGAAAGAGAGACCCGGCGGAAGATCGCGAGCTTCATGCGTCTTCTTCGCGGCCAACAGGGAGCCGCCGTCGACTCGTGA
- a CDS encoding flavodoxin family protein, with protein MSETVRVVVVYHSGRGGHTTKVAEAVAAGAAKEPGTEVLLIRAEEAPSRWDVLDSADAIIMGAPTYMGSLSAQFKAFMDATSHLQYAEKRWANKVAAGFTNGGSRGGDKQNSLIQLMTFAAQHHMHWVNLGLPYGNNRSFTNEDVLNRDAYTLGVSAQSNLDQSSDVAPPPADLRTAEFLGQRVTNVARELKVGRAVLAQRK; from the coding sequence ATGTCCGAGACCGTTCGAGTGGTTGTCGTCTATCACAGCGGTCGTGGTGGCCACACGACGAAGGTGGCCGAGGCAGTGGCGGCCGGTGCCGCGAAGGAGCCCGGCACGGAGGTCCTGCTCATCCGGGCCGAAGAGGCGCCGTCGCGCTGGGACGTCCTGGATTCCGCCGATGCCATCATCATGGGCGCGCCCACGTACATGGGCAGCCTGTCGGCTCAGTTCAAGGCCTTCATGGATGCGACCTCTCACCTGCAGTACGCGGAGAAACGCTGGGCGAACAAAGTGGCGGCGGGCTTCACCAATGGCGGCTCCCGGGGTGGCGACAAGCAGAACTCCCTGATTCAACTCATGACGTTCGCGGCGCAGCACCACATGCACTGGGTGAACCTGGGCCTGCCGTACGGCAACAACCGTTCCTTCACGAACGAGGACGTGCTCAACCGGGATGCGTACACGCTGGGCGTGTCGGCCCAGTCCAACCTCGATCAGTCCTCGGACGTCGCGCCGCCGCCAGCGGACTTGAGGACCGCCGAGTTCCTCGGGCAGCGTGTGACGAACGTCGCCAGGGAACTGAAGGTCGGGAGGGCTGTTCTCGCCCAGCGAAAGTGA
- a CDS encoding RNA polymerase sigma factor has translation MTPPPLAPRAQAGPTPRPPDFQQVYAESALFVWRTLRRLGVREEDLEDVCQEAFVVVHRRLSDFDGSATVRTWLFGICRRVASDYRRRAHIRRETAVEELPEGAQAPEQVEVVARKQARALLDRILEELDEDKRAVFVLFELEQWPMAEVAQAVGCPLQTAYSRLYAGREHVKQAVARARAEGGAS, from the coding sequence ATGACGCCTCCGCCACTGGCACCGCGGGCCCAGGCCGGGCCGACGCCGCGGCCCCCCGACTTCCAGCAGGTCTACGCCGAGAGCGCGCTGTTCGTGTGGCGCACGCTGCGCCGGCTGGGCGTGCGCGAGGAGGACCTGGAGGACGTGTGCCAGGAGGCGTTCGTGGTGGTGCACCGGCGCCTGTCCGACTTCGATGGGAGCGCGACGGTGCGCACGTGGCTGTTCGGCATCTGCCGGCGCGTGGCGTCGGACTACCGGAGGCGGGCGCACATCCGCCGGGAGACGGCCGTCGAGGAGCTGCCGGAGGGAGCGCAGGCGCCCGAGCAGGTGGAGGTGGTGGCGCGCAAGCAGGCCAGGGCGCTGCTGGATCGGATCCTCGAGGAGCTGGACGAGGACAAGCGGGCGGTGTTCGTGCTCTTCGAGCTCGAGCAATGGCCCATGGCGGAAGTGGCGCAGGCGGTGGGGTGTCCGTTGCAGACGGCTTACTCGCGGCTGTACGCGGGGCGCGAGCACGTGAAGCAGGCGGTGGCCCGGGCCCGGGCGGAAGGAGGCGCGTCATGA
- a CDS encoding efflux RND transporter permease subunit, with translation MFDSLIAFSLRNRFLVFLLAVLLIGFGLDALRRLPIDAVPDVTNVQVQILTSSPGLGPVEVETFITLPVEAAMGGLPDTLEVRSLSRFGLSVVTVVFQDGVDIYFARQLVQERLVSARENIPHGYGTPELGPLSSGLGEIYQFEVRGEGVGSMELRSILEWQISPRLRSVPGVVEVNAFGGELKTYEVQLDPAKLVAYGLSLQRVFRALEENNANAGGASIARGPEQVLIRGEGLIETLADIGDIVLTTSPEGTPVLVRDVAEVRFAPQVRQGAVTRDGRGEAVTGIVMMRLGENSREVVDRVKQAVETIRPTLPPGIEIDTFYDRTDLVRKTIHTVARNLIEGGLLVIVVLLLMLRNLRAGLLVASAIPLCMLCAFIGMRQLGISGNLMSLGAIDFGLIVDGALIITENAVRHLAKRHQELGRPLTREERDEVVHRSTVEIRGAAAFGEVIIGVVYLPILTLSGVEGRMFRPMAITVLCALAGAFVLSLTLVPALASVFLQRDMEERESALVRAARRVYEPALAWCLARRRKVVAIAAGVLALSLGLIPLLGTEFIPRLDEGALALQAWRVPSVSLEESERQTGLIETVLKRFPEVTTVVSRTGRAEIATDPMGVEISDIYVMLKPHEEWTTADTREGLIAAMQQALGREVPGNVFSYSQPIELRVSELLSGARSDVVLKLYGEDMEELERTGNRLARALSRVPGAADVKAEQVAGLPVARVRIDRQALARHGINVRQVLDTIETLGGKEVGTVLEGQRRYALQVRFAASARQHVEQLESLPVAGASGQLIPLSQLAQVVVEEGPAQVSRENMQRRLAVEVNVRGRDLGSFMNEAREVVGREVKLPPGYWLDWGGQFQNLESATSRLMFVVPLTLLLVFTLLYTTFNAVRPALLISLNIPFAVTGGLLALGVRGMPLSISAAVGFIALFGVAVLNGLVLVAAIRRLREEGLPPLEALQEAARVRLRPVLTTAMVASLGFLPMAFARGAGAELQKPLATVVIGGLLSATLLTLLVLPTVYPWFDTEP, from the coding sequence ATGTTCGATTCGCTCATCGCCTTTTCCCTGCGCAACCGCTTCCTCGTCTTCCTGCTGGCGGTGCTGCTCATCGGCTTCGGACTGGACGCGCTGCGCCGGCTCCCCATCGACGCCGTGCCGGATGTCACCAACGTGCAGGTGCAGATCCTCACCTCGTCGCCGGGCCTGGGGCCGGTGGAGGTGGAGACGTTCATCACCCTGCCCGTCGAGGCCGCCATGGGAGGACTGCCCGATACGCTGGAGGTCCGCTCGCTCTCGCGCTTCGGCCTGTCCGTCGTCACCGTCGTCTTCCAGGACGGCGTGGACATCTACTTCGCGCGCCAGCTCGTGCAGGAGCGGCTCGTGTCCGCGCGGGAGAACATCCCCCACGGCTACGGCACGCCGGAGCTGGGGCCGCTCTCCTCGGGACTGGGGGAGATCTACCAGTTCGAGGTGAGGGGCGAGGGGGTCGGCTCCATGGAGCTGCGCTCCATCCTGGAGTGGCAGATCTCTCCCCGGCTGCGCTCGGTGCCGGGCGTCGTCGAGGTCAATGCCTTTGGCGGAGAGCTCAAGACGTACGAGGTGCAACTCGATCCGGCGAAGCTCGTGGCGTATGGCTTGTCCTTGCAGCGCGTCTTCCGGGCGCTCGAGGAGAACAACGCCAACGCCGGAGGCGCTTCCATCGCGCGGGGGCCCGAACAGGTGCTCATCCGTGGTGAGGGGCTCATCGAGACGCTCGCGGACATCGGGGACATCGTGCTCACCACGTCCCCCGAGGGGACGCCCGTGCTCGTGCGGGACGTGGCCGAGGTGCGCTTCGCTCCCCAGGTGAGGCAGGGAGCCGTCACCCGGGACGGGCGGGGAGAGGCCGTCACGGGCATCGTGATGATGCGGCTGGGGGAGAACTCGCGTGAGGTGGTGGACCGCGTGAAGCAGGCGGTGGAGACCATCCGCCCCACCCTGCCCCCGGGCATCGAGATCGACACCTTCTATGACCGCACGGATCTGGTGCGCAAGACGATCCACACGGTGGCGCGCAACCTCATCGAGGGAGGGCTGCTCGTCATCGTGGTGCTGCTGCTCATGTTGAGGAACCTGCGCGCGGGCCTGCTCGTGGCGAGCGCCATTCCGCTGTGCATGCTGTGCGCGTTCATCGGCATGCGCCAGCTCGGCATCTCGGGCAACCTGATGAGCCTGGGAGCCATCGACTTCGGGCTCATCGTGGATGGGGCGCTCATCATCACCGAGAACGCCGTGCGGCACCTGGCGAAGCGCCATCAGGAGCTGGGCCGGCCGCTCACCCGCGAGGAACGGGACGAGGTGGTGCATCGCTCGACGGTGGAGATCCGCGGCGCGGCGGCCTTCGGCGAGGTGATCATCGGCGTGGTGTACCTGCCCATCCTCACGCTGAGCGGCGTGGAGGGGAGGATGTTCCGGCCCATGGCCATCACCGTGCTGTGCGCCCTGGCGGGGGCCTTCGTGCTGTCACTCACGCTGGTGCCCGCGCTCGCCTCCGTCTTCCTGCAGCGCGACATGGAGGAGCGGGAGAGCGCGCTCGTGCGAGCGGCCCGGCGCGTGTACGAACCGGCACTGGCGTGGTGCCTCGCGCGGCGCCGGAAGGTGGTGGCGATCGCCGCGGGCGTGCTGGCGTTGAGCCTCGGGCTGATTCCGCTGTTGGGCACGGAGTTCATTCCGCGGCTGGACGAGGGCGCGCTGGCGCTCCAGGCGTGGCGCGTGCCCTCGGTGTCGCTGGAGGAGTCCGAACGGCAGACGGGCCTCATCGAGACGGTGCTCAAGCGCTTCCCCGAGGTCACCACGGTCGTCTCGCGCACGGGGCGCGCGGAGATCGCCACGGACCCGATGGGCGTGGAGATCAGCGACATCTACGTGATGCTCAAGCCCCACGAGGAGTGGACGACGGCGGACACGCGCGAGGGCCTCATCGCCGCGATGCAGCAAGCGCTGGGCAGGGAGGTGCCTGGCAATGTCTTCTCCTATTCACAGCCCATCGAACTGCGCGTGAGTGAGCTGCTGTCCGGGGCCCGTTCGGACGTGGTGCTCAAGCTGTACGGCGAGGACATGGAGGAGTTGGAGCGGACGGGAAACCGGCTCGCGCGCGCGCTGTCCCGGGTGCCGGGTGCCGCCGACGTGAAGGCCGAGCAGGTGGCGGGCCTGCCGGTGGCGCGGGTGCGGATTGACCGACAGGCGCTCGCGCGTCACGGCATCAACGTCCGCCAGGTGCTCGACACCATCGAGACACTCGGGGGCAAGGAGGTGGGCACGGTGCTGGAGGGGCAACGGCGGTATGCCTTGCAGGTGCGCTTCGCCGCCTCGGCGCGCCAGCACGTGGAGCAACTGGAGAGCCTCCCGGTGGCGGGTGCCTCCGGGCAACTCATTCCCCTGTCGCAGTTGGCGCAGGTGGTGGTGGAGGAAGGCCCCGCGCAGGTGAGCCGGGAGAACATGCAACGGCGGCTCGCCGTCGAGGTCAACGTGCGAGGGAGGGACCTGGGGAGCTTCATGAACGAGGCCCGGGAGGTGGTGGGCCGAGAGGTGAAGCTGCCGCCTGGCTATTGGCTGGATTGGGGAGGACAGTTCCAGAACCTGGAGTCGGCGACGAGCCGGCTCATGTTCGTGGTGCCGCTCACCCTGCTGCTCGTCTTCACGCTGCTGTACACGACGTTCAACGCGGTGCGCCCGGCGCTGCTCATCTCGCTCAACATTCCCTTCGCCGTGACGGGCGGACTGCTGGCGCTGGGGGTGCGCGGCATGCCGTTGTCCATCTCGGCGGCGGTGGGCTTCATCGCGCTGTTCGGCGTGGCGGTGCTCAACGGGCTCGTCCTCGTGGCGGCGATTCGCCGATTGCGCGAGGAGGGCCTGCCTCCACTCGAGGCACTTCAGGAAGCGGCCCGGGTGCGGCTGAGGCCGGTGCTCACCACGGCGATGGTAGCGTCACTGGGCTTTCTGCCCATGGCGTTCGCGAGAGGCGCGGGCGCCGAGTTGCAGAAACCGCTGGCCACGGTCGTCATTGGTGGACTGCTCAGCGCCACCCTGCTCACGCTGCTGGTGCTGCCCACCGTCTATCCATGGTTCGACACGGAGCCCTGA
- a CDS encoding efflux RND transporter periplasmic adaptor subunit — translation MKARTLLGVLLVWLGAGCSKSSGGHPHEEDAAHAGEEHPAGEEHGEQVVRLTPEAMRSARIQTREVQSKSLSVGLTAPARVSFTQRGVAQVAARVPGRLSSIDVNLGQRVKKGQVLAYLESPELGRARADYLSAATKARVAEDNYRREKELLDKGITSEREMREAESTFVTAQAERNAVDGRLHALGLSDAEIAALRGNEHYSTRLPALSPLDGTVVEITGTVGQAVEATTTLFTVGDLSTLWVLLDVTEVRVSEVKTGQRVDITVAALPGRRFQGKVEYVGDIIHEKTRTVPVRVGVDNQDGALKPGMFAQAEIATDPGDPAAPPRLVVPREAVQKLGARQVVFVPEGPGAFKPVEVRTGLGSGTEVELVSGVDPGTSVVTQGAFILKSELSRESMGEGHSH, via the coding sequence ATGAAGGCGAGGACCCTGCTGGGCGTGCTGCTGGTGTGGCTCGGAGCCGGCTGCTCGAAGTCCTCGGGAGGCCACCCGCACGAGGAAGACGCGGCACACGCCGGAGAGGAGCACCCCGCCGGGGAGGAGCACGGCGAGCAGGTGGTGCGGCTCACGCCCGAGGCGATGCGCTCGGCGCGGATCCAGACGCGGGAGGTCCAGAGCAAGTCGTTGTCGGTGGGGCTCACCGCGCCGGCGCGGGTGTCCTTCACACAACGAGGAGTGGCGCAGGTGGCCGCGCGGGTGCCGGGGCGGCTGTCGAGCATCGATGTGAACCTGGGGCAGCGGGTGAAGAAGGGACAGGTGCTGGCCTACCTGGAGAGCCCGGAGCTGGGGCGGGCGCGAGCGGACTACCTGTCGGCGGCGACGAAGGCGCGGGTGGCCGAGGACAACTACCGCCGCGAGAAGGAGCTGCTCGACAAGGGCATCACCAGTGAGCGGGAGATGCGCGAGGCGGAGAGCACCTTCGTGACGGCGCAGGCCGAGCGCAACGCGGTGGATGGACGGCTGCATGCGCTCGGCCTGTCCGACGCGGAGATCGCCGCCCTGCGCGGCAACGAGCACTACAGCACGCGCTTGCCGGCCCTCAGCCCACTGGACGGCACGGTGGTGGAGATCACCGGCACCGTGGGCCAGGCGGTGGAGGCCACCACGACGCTCTTCACCGTGGGGGACCTCTCCACGCTGTGGGTGCTGCTGGACGTGACGGAGGTGCGTGTATCGGAGGTGAAGACGGGGCAGCGCGTGGACATCACGGTCGCGGCGCTGCCGGGCCGGCGCTTCCAGGGGAAGGTGGAGTACGTGGGGGACATCATCCACGAGAAGACGCGCACGGTGCCGGTGCGCGTGGGGGTGGACAACCAGGACGGAGCGCTCAAGCCGGGCATGTTCGCCCAGGCGGAGATCGCCACGGACCCGGGAGATCCCGCCGCGCCCCCGCGGCTCGTCGTGCCGCGCGAGGCGGTGCAGAAGCTGGGAGCCCGGCAGGTCGTCTTCGTCCCGGAGGGGCCTGGGGCCTTCAAGCCGGTGGAGGTGCGCACGGGCCTCGGCTCCGGAACGGAGGTGGAGCTCGTCTCCGGCGTGGATCCGGGCACATCCGTCGTCACCCAGGGCGCGTTCATCCTCAAGTCCGAGCTCTCGCGCGAGAGCATGGGCGAGGGCCATTCCCACTAG
- a CDS encoding TolC family protein, which yields MLSPLSLSICLFLQSAPAPHTLTVEESVAIALERSPRLISTRAEAASARARLEGASLLAQENPQLQGAVGPRWRQGGESPGQSLDVSLGVSQRLELLGQRGARQEAAEAQLAASEARLQALRVTVAAEVRGAFARLLAAEQELRLDDEGRLLAEQALRAAEERLTAGAASRIEVNTARVEMGRAAHERVLSVQRRSLALAELRLLLGLEPTDVPRLSEDWKPDEAEPPPLEALMERALAQRAEVKAARAELDAARAEVKLASREALPVPRLGATWSREEGAHIVQGTLGIELPLFNRNQAARGLGTARQLQAQATLEATERMVRSEVALALERYQNARAAMAVYGADVLEALQQNLVLVNEAYRAGKVDFFQLLVIRREALDARRGSIEALAELHIAEAQLQSALGSLP from the coding sequence GTGCTCTCCCCCCTGTCCCTGTCGATTTGTCTGTTCCTCCAGTCCGCTCCCGCGCCCCACACGTTGACCGTGGAGGAGTCGGTGGCGATCGCCCTCGAACGCAGTCCCCGCCTCATCTCCACCCGGGCCGAGGCGGCCAGTGCCCGCGCCCGGCTGGAAGGCGCCTCGCTCCTCGCCCAGGAGAATCCGCAACTGCAGGGCGCCGTGGGGCCCCGGTGGAGGCAAGGCGGGGAGAGCCCCGGCCAGAGCCTCGACGTCTCGTTGGGAGTGAGCCAGCGGCTCGAGCTGCTCGGCCAGCGGGGCGCCCGCCAGGAGGCCGCGGAGGCCCAGCTCGCCGCGAGCGAGGCACGGCTCCAGGCGCTCCGGGTGACCGTGGCCGCCGAGGTGCGCGGCGCCTTCGCCCGGCTGCTGGCGGCCGAGCAGGAGCTGCGCCTGGATGACGAGGGACGGCTCCTCGCGGAACAAGCACTGAGGGCCGCCGAGGAGCGGCTGACGGCGGGAGCCGCCTCGCGCATCGAGGTGAATACCGCGCGGGTGGAGATGGGCCGGGCCGCGCACGAGCGCGTGCTCTCGGTGCAGCGCCGGAGCCTGGCGCTCGCGGAGCTGCGCCTGCTGTTGGGTCTGGAGCCCACCGACGTCCCACGCCTGTCGGAAGACTGGAAGCCCGATGAAGCCGAGCCACCACCTCTCGAGGCCTTGATGGAGCGGGCGCTCGCGCAACGGGCCGAGGTGAAGGCCGCGCGCGCCGAGCTGGACGCGGCGCGCGCCGAGGTGAAGCTCGCCTCGCGCGAGGCGCTGCCCGTGCCGCGCCTGGGCGCCACCTGGTCGCGCGAGGAAGGCGCCCACATCGTCCAGGGGACGCTGGGCATCGAGCTGCCGCTCTTCAACCGCAACCAGGCGGCCCGGGGGCTCGGCACCGCGCGACAGCTCCAGGCCCAGGCCACGCTCGAGGCCACGGAGCGGATGGTGCGCTCGGAGGTGGCCCTGGCCCTGGAGCGCTACCAGAACGCACGCGCCGCGATGGCCGTGTACGGAGCGGACGTGCTGGAGGCGCTCCAGCAGAACCTCGTGCTCGTCAACGAGGCCTACCGGGCGGGCAAGGTGGACTTCTTCCAACTGCTCGTCATCCGCCGGGAAGCACTCGATGCCCGGCGCGGCTCCATCGAGGCCCTCGCGGAGCTGCACATCGCCGAGGCCCAGCTCCAGAGCGCACTCGGGAGCCTGCCATGA